A section of the Perognathus longimembris pacificus isolate PPM17 chromosome 7, ASM2315922v1, whole genome shotgun sequence genome encodes:
- the Dynlt4 gene encoding dynein light chain Tctex-type 4 isoform X1, producing the protein MRVPVAQPSNTGDHHCKSMAGRCLSPGHQEEENAKDPVLKLPSVRPRSRLPSIDEARPPGLGPASRRGSVLGVTMSLSHRNSLAGSGAGHGGRRQSLGPVPPLGWRVSFSGLPLGPVRRVAPSYRMEPAPEERWETARAQRVLEAALEARLCNASYSGLEAGQLARELCEQMRLRLRELSPPRYKLVCSVVLGPRAGQGVQVVSRALWDAAHDGLASATFTNASLFAVATVHGLYCE; encoded by the coding sequence GCAAGTCCATGGCTGGCAGGTGTCTGTCTCCTGGACACCAGGAAGAAGAGAATGCCAAAGACCCGGTGCTAAAACTACCATCAGTGCGGCCCAGAAGCCGCCTGCCCAGCATTGATGAGGCCCGACCCCCAGGTCTAGGCCCGGCCTCCCGCCGTGGGTCAGTGCTGGGTGTAACCATGTCCCTCTCACACCGCAACTCGCTGGCTGGGTCAGGAGCTGGTCATGGAGGTCGGCGGCAGTCCTTGGGCCCAGTGCCCCCTCTTGGCTGGCGGGTCAGTTTCTCAGGCCTGCCCCTCGGGCCTGTCCGTCGGGTGGCACCTTCATACCGTATGGAGCCTGCACCGGAGGAGCGCTGGGAGACTGCGCGTGCACAGCGTGTCCTGGAGGCAGCGTTGGAGGCCCGGCtgtgtaatgccagctactctggCTTAGAGGCCGGGCAGTTGGCACGGGAGCTGTGTGAGCAGATGCGCCTGCGCCTGCGTGAGCTCAGCCCGCCTCGCTACAAGCTGGTGTGCAGTGTGGTGCTGGGGCCACGTGCAGGCCAGGGCGTGCAAGTGGTCAGCCGGGCCCTGTGGGATGCAGCACATGATGGGCTAGCTTCTGCCACCTTCACCAACGCCTCGCTTTTTGCTGTGGCCACGGTCCATGGGCTATACTGTGAGTAA
- the Best4 gene encoding bestrophin-4, with the protein MTVSYTLKVAEARFGGFSGLLLRWRGSIYKLLYKEFLLFSALYAILSIAYRLLLTQEQKHVYAQVARYCNRSAELIPLSFVLGFYVTLVVNRWWSQYTSIPLPDQLMCVISASVHGVDQRGRLLRRTLIRYANLASVLVLRSVSTRVRKRFPTMEHVVDAGFMSPEERKNFESLKSDFNKYWVPCVWFTNLAAQARRDGRIRDDIALCLLLEELNKYRAKCSMLFHYDWISIPLVYTQVVTIAVYSFFALTLVGRQFVEPEARTEEPRELEPSPALGDLDMYVPLTTLLQFFFYAGWLKVAEQIINPFGEDDDDFETNQLIDRNLQVSLLSVDDMYQNLPPAEKDAYWDEDQPQPPYTVATAAESLRPSFLGSTFNLRMSDDLEQSMQVQASPRLAGPVPATQTPLLSRFLGAGAPSPAVSLRNFGRRVVPRTPHLLRFRGEEGGDSETAERIEEEAMVESQDEPLEP; encoded by the exons ATGACGGTTTCATACACCCTCAAAGTGGCAGAAGCCCGCTTCGGAGGCTTCTCCGGCCTACTCCTGCGCTGGAGGGGCAGCATCTACAAGCTCCTTTACAAGgagttcctcctcttctctgcccTCTACGCCATACTCAGCATCGCCTACCG GCTGCTGCTGACCCAGGAGCAGAAGCACGTGTATGCCCAGGTGGCCCGGTACTGCAACCGCTCCGCAGAGCTCATCCCCTTGTCCTTTGTCCTGG GTTTCTATGTCACGCTGGTTGTCAACCGCTGGTGGTCTCAGTACACCAGCATCCCGCTGCCGGACCAGCTGATGTGCGTCATCTCGGCCAGCGTGCACGGCGTGGACCAGCGCGGCCGCCTGCTCCGCCGCACCCTTATCCGCTATGCCAACCTGGCCTCGGTGTTGGTGCTGCGCTCGGTGAGCACCCGCGTGCGCAAGCGCTTCCCTACCATGGAGCACGTGGTGGACGCAG GTTTTATGTCCCCTGAAGAGAGGAAAAACTTTGAGAGCCTGAAATCCGACTTCAACAAGTACTGGGTCCCCTGTGTCTGGTTCACGAACCTGGCGGCCCAGGCCCGAAGGGATGGGCGAATCCGTGATGACATTGCTCTCTGTCTCCTTCTGGAA GAGCTCAACAAGTACCGTGCCAAGTGCAGCATGCTCTTCCACTACGACTGGATCAGCATCCCTCTCGTCTACACTCAA GTGGTGACCATAGCTGTATACTCCTTCTTCGCTCTCACTCTGGTTGGCCGGCAGTTTGTGGAGCCAGAGGCAAGGACTGAAGAACCTCGGGAGCTTGAGCCATCGCCAGCCCTGGGGGACCTGGACATGTATGTCCCTCTTACCACACTACTGCAGTTCTTCTTCTATGCTGGCTGGCTCAAG GTGGCAGAACAGATCATCAACCCCTTTGGTGAGGATGACGACGATTTTGAGACTAATCAACTCATAGACCGCAACTTGCAG GTGTCCCTACTGTCTGTGGATGACATGTACCAGAACCTGCCCCCCGCGGAAAAGGATGCATACTGGGATGAGGACCAGCCACAGCCGCCCTACACAGTGGCCACGGCAGCCGAGTCGTTGCGGCCTTCCTTCCTGGGCTCCACCTTCAACCTGCG AATGAGCGATGACCTGGAGCAGAGCATGCAGGTGCAGGCATCCCCGAGGTTGGCCGGGCCCGTGCCCGCTACGCAGACCCCACTACTCAGCCGCTTCCTAGGGGCAGGCGCACCCTCTCCCGCCGTCAGCCTCCGAAACTTTGGGCGACGAGTTGTCCCGCGGACCCCTCACTTGCTGCGCTTcagaggtgaggagggaggagacTCAGAGACTGCTGAACGCATTGAGGAAGAAGCAATGGTGGAGTCCCAGGATGAGCCTCTGGAACCCTGA
- the Rps8 gene encoding 40S ribosomal protein S8: protein MGISRDNWHKRRKTGGKRKPYHKKRKYELGRPAANTKIGPRRIHTVRVRGGNKKYRALRLDVGNFSWGSECCTRKTRIIDVVYNASNNELVRTKTLVKNCIVLIDSTPYRLWYESHYALPLGRKKGAKLTPEEEEILNKKRSKKIQKKYDERKKNAKISSLLEEQFQQGKLLACIASRPGQCGRADGYVLEGKELEFYLRKIKARKGK from the exons ATGG GCATCTCTCGGGACAACTGGCACAAGCGCCGCAAGACCGGGGGCAAAAGGAAGCCCTACCACAAGAAGCGGAAGTATGAGCTGGGACGCCCCGCCGCCAACACTAAG ATTGGCCCCCGTCGCATACACACAGTCCGAGTTCGAGGTGGCAACAAGAAATATCGTGCTCTGAGGCTGGATGTGGGCAACTTTTCTTGGGGCTCTGAGT GTTGTACTCGTAAAACAAGGATCATTGATGTTGTCTACAATGCATCCAATAACGAGCTGGTCCGCACCAAGACCCTAGTGAAGAACTGCATTGTGCTCATTGACAGCACACCGTACCGACTGTGGTACGAATCCCACTATGCATTGCCCCTTGGCCGCAAGAAGGGGGCCAAGCTG ACTCCTGAAGAGGAAGAGATTTTAAACAAAAAGAGATCCAagaaaattcagaagaaatacgatgaaaggaaaaagaatgccaAAATCAGCAGTCTTTTAGAGGAGCAGTTCCAGCAGGGGAAGCTTCTTG CCTGCATTGCATCCAGACCAGGCCAGTGTGGCCGAGCAGATGGCTATGTCTTAGAAGGCAAGGAGCTGGAATTCTATCTGAGGAAGATCAAGGCCCGGAAAGGCAAATAA
- the Dynlt4 gene encoding dynein light chain Tctex-type 4 isoform X2 has translation MAGRCLSPGHQEEENAKDPVLKLPSVRPRSRLPSIDEARPPGLGPASRRGSVLGVTMSLSHRNSLAGSGAGHGGRRQSLGPVPPLGWRVSFSGLPLGPVRRVAPSYRMEPAPEERWETARAQRVLEAALEARLCNASYSGLEAGQLARELCEQMRLRLRELSPPRYKLVCSVVLGPRAGQGVQVVSRALWDAAHDGLASATFTNASLFAVATVHGLYCE, from the coding sequence ATGGCTGGCAGGTGTCTGTCTCCTGGACACCAGGAAGAAGAGAATGCCAAAGACCCGGTGCTAAAACTACCATCAGTGCGGCCCAGAAGCCGCCTGCCCAGCATTGATGAGGCCCGACCCCCAGGTCTAGGCCCGGCCTCCCGCCGTGGGTCAGTGCTGGGTGTAACCATGTCCCTCTCACACCGCAACTCGCTGGCTGGGTCAGGAGCTGGTCATGGAGGTCGGCGGCAGTCCTTGGGCCCAGTGCCCCCTCTTGGCTGGCGGGTCAGTTTCTCAGGCCTGCCCCTCGGGCCTGTCCGTCGGGTGGCACCTTCATACCGTATGGAGCCTGCACCGGAGGAGCGCTGGGAGACTGCGCGTGCACAGCGTGTCCTGGAGGCAGCGTTGGAGGCCCGGCtgtgtaatgccagctactctggCTTAGAGGCCGGGCAGTTGGCACGGGAGCTGTGTGAGCAGATGCGCCTGCGCCTGCGTGAGCTCAGCCCGCCTCGCTACAAGCTGGTGTGCAGTGTGGTGCTGGGGCCACGTGCAGGCCAGGGCGTGCAAGTGGTCAGCCGGGCCCTGTGGGATGCAGCACATGATGGGCTAGCTTCTGCCACCTTCACCAACGCCTCGCTTTTTGCTGTGGCCACGGTCCATGGGCTATACTGTGAGTAA
- the Plk3 gene encoding serine/threonine-protein kinase PLK3, which translates to MEPAAGFLSPRSFPRAAAPPAPPAGPGPPPSASPGSEPEMLAGTPAPAPAPDPGRLITDPRSGRTYFKGRLLGKGGFARCYEATDTETGSAYAVKVIPQSRVAKPHQREKILNEIELHRDLQHRHIVRFSHHFEDADNIYIFLELCSRKSLAHIWKARHTLLEPEVRYYLRQILSGLKYLHQRGILHRDLKLGNFFITENMELKVGDFGLAARLEPPEQRKKTICGTPNYVAPEVLLRQGHGPEADVWSLGCVMYTLLCGTPPFETADLKETYRCIKQVHYTLPASLSLPARQLLAAILRASPRDRPSIEQILRHDFFTKGYTPDRLPVSSCVTVPDLTPPNPARSLFAKVTKSLFGRKKNKSKSHPEERDEVSCLVSGLMRTSIGHPDAKPEAVAASGPAPVSLVETAAEDSSPRGTLASTGDGFEEGLTVATVVESALCALRNCVAFMPPAEENPAPLAQPEPLVWVSKWVDYSNKFGFGYQLSSRRVAVLFNDGTHMALSANRKTVHYNPTSTKHFSFSVGAVPRALQPQLGILRYFASYMEQHLMKGGDLPSVEEVEVPAPPLLLQWVKTDQALLMIFSDGTVQVNFYGDHTKLILSGWEPLLVTFVARNRSACTYLASHLRQLGCSPDLRQRLRYALRLLRDRSPA; encoded by the exons ATGGAGCCCGCCGCCGGCTTCCTGTCCCCGCGCTCCTTCCCGCGTGCGGCCGCCCCGCCTGCGCCGCCCGCCGGGCCGGGACCACCTCCGAGTGCCTCACCCGGATCCGAGCCAGAGATGCTGGCCGGGACCCCGGCGCCGGCGCCGGCGCCGGACCCCGGGCGTCTCATCACTGACCCGCGCAGCGGCCGCACCTACTTCAAAGGGCGCTTGCTGGGCAAG GGGGGCTTCGCCCGTTGCTACGAAGCTACGGACACCGAGACTGGCAGCGCCTACGCCGTCAAAGTCATCCCGCAGAGCCGCGTCGCCAAGCCGCATCAACGCGAGAAG atccTTAACGAGATTGAGTTGCACCGAGACCTCCAGCACCGCCATATCGTTCGTTTTTCGCACCACTTTGAGGATGCTGATAATATCTACATTTTCCTGGAGCTCTGCAGCCGGAAG TCTCTAGCCCACATCTGGAAGGCTCGGCACACCCTGTTGGAACCCGAAGTGCGCTACTACCTGCGGCAGATCCTTTCAGGCCTCAAGTACTTGCACCAGCGGGGCATCTTGCACCGAGACCTCAAGCTGG GAAATTTTTTCATCACTGAGAACATGGAACTGAAGGTGGGGGATTTTGGGCTGGCAGCTCGGCTAGAGCCTCCGGAGCAGAGGAAGAA GACCATCTGTGGCACTCCCAACTACGTGGCTCCAGAAGTGCTGCTGAGACAGGGCCATGGCCCTGAGGCAGACGTGTGGTCACTGGGCTGTGTCAT GTACACACTGCTGTGTGGGACCCCCCCTTTTGAGACAGCTGACCTGAAGGAAACCTACCGCTGCATCAAACAGGTTCACTACACCCTGCCTGCAAGCCTCTCGCTGCCTGCTCGACAGCTCCTGGCTGCCATCCTACGAGCCTCGCCCCGAGACCGCCCCTCTATTGAGCAGATCCTGCGCCATGATTTCTTTACCAAG GGCTATACCCCTGACCGGCTCCCTGTGAGCAGCTGCGTGACAGTCCCAGATCTGACGCCTCCCAACCCAGCCAGGAGTCTCTTTGCCAAAGTTACCAAGAGCCTGTTTGGCAGGAAGAAGAACAAAA GTAAGAGCCACCCTGAGGAACGGGATGAAGTGTCTTGTTTGGTGAGCGGCCTCATGCGCACATCCATTGGCCATCCAGATGCCAAGCCCGAG GCTGTAGCCGCTTCTGGTCCAGCCCCTGTCAGCCTGGTAGAGACAGCAGCTGAAGACAGCTCCCCCCGTGGGACCCTGGCAAGCACTGGAGATG GGTTTGAAGAAGGTCTGACTGTGGCTACCGTGGTAGAGTCAGCCCTGTGTGCTCTGAGAAACTGTGTGGCTTTCATGCCCCCAG CGGAAGAGAACCCAGCTCCGTTGGCACAGCCAGAGCCTCTTGTGTGGGTCAGCAAGTGGGTTGACTACTCCAACAAGTTTGGCTTTGGGTATCAACTATCCAGCCGTCGTGTAGCTGTGCTCTTCAATGATGGCACACACATGGCCCTGTCAGCCAATAGAAA GACTGTGCACTACAACCCCACCAGCACAAAGCACTTCTCCTTCTCTGTGGGTGCTGTGCCCCGGGCTCTGCAGCCTCAGCTGGGCATTCTGCGGTATTTTGCCTCCTACATGGAGCAGCACCTCATGAAG GGTGGAGATTTGCCCAGTGTAGAAGAGGTGGAAGTCCCTGCTCCACCCTTGCTGCTGCAGTGGGTCAAGACTGATCAAGCCCTACTCATGATATTTAGCGACGGCACTGTCCAG GTGAACTTCTATGGAGACCACACCAAGCTGATCCTCAGTGGCTGGGAGCCCCTCCTTGTGACCTTTGTGGCCCGAAATCGAAGTGCTTGTACTTACCTCGCCTCCCACCTCCGGCAGCTGGGCTGCTCCCCAGACCTGCGGCAGCGCCTCCGCTATGCTCTGCGCCTGCTCCGTGACCGCAGTCCCGCCTAG